The following are from one region of the Salvia hispanica cultivar TCC Black 2014 chromosome 1, UniMelb_Shisp_WGS_1.0, whole genome shotgun sequence genome:
- the LOC125202331 gene encoding putative late blight resistance protein homolog R1A-10 isoform X4: protein MAAYGAAISLRDTIQTILQSSRITLAPPSPQILQPAYDAMVDLQKALLKLDETSCSKIRTKVNALDERIKEAVWEFEDLLESHVYQQILPQLEGHYSFSVDLLSLRQSVDCFIQRVAVMEAEFDTELLNMPEEEGEPLSSRIDFHGIDSNMVGLSQEFENLRDYLLHKMEGKYFEITGMAGVGKTTFAKKLFDDPSLKSHFELRVWVKVGRKCECNEILRCILAQVDRDQKLTQGDEDGDKKLVGLLEERLKDKKCFIVLDDVWKWDAQVMDNLSQDNVRILITSRENLEECQIGCTLRLLNEEESKKLLGKKVFGEDGFPPHLDELGEKIAKKCEGLPLMIVIVAEFLSKEETTKEYWTEVTERQHNSVFVDAYDNIAEVLFPSYDYLPQKLKMLFLYLGAYPAYTNIHPHIILNQLSTEGFLESFGKQILGDILDGETFDYLLRECLAHLASRKCEGKSCQIARA, encoded by the exons ATGGCGGCTTACGGTGCTGCGATTTCTCTCAGGGATACCATTCAGACTATTCTACAATCGTCTCGCATCACGCTGGCTCCTCCCTCTCCACAAATCTTACAACCCGCCTACGATGCCATGGTTGACTTGCAGAAAGCTCTGCTAAAATTGGACGAGACGAGCTGCAGCAAGATCAGGACGAAGGTGAATGCTTTGGACGAACGAATCAAAGAGGCCGTGTGGGAATTCGAGGATTTACTCGAATCTCATGTGTATCAACAGATTCTTCCACAACTCGAAGGTCACTATTCATTCTCAGTAGATCTGCTGAGTCTCCGACAGAGTGTTGATTGCTTCATCCAGAGGGTGGCTGTGATGGAGGCGGAGTTCGATACGGAACTGCTCAATATGCctgaagaagaaggtgaacCTCTTTCCTCAAGAATTGATTTTCATGGAATCGACTCAAACATGGTTGGATTATCCCAAGAATTTGAGAACTTAAGGGATTATCTTCTTCATAAAATGGAAGGGAAGTACTTTGAAATAACGGGGATGGCAGGGGTCGGAAAGACAACATTTgctaagaaattatttgacgaTCCATCACTTAAGAGTCATTTCGAGCTTCGAGTATGGGTTAAAGTGGGCAGAAAATGTGAATGTAATGAAATATTACGATGCATTCTAGCTCAAGTGGATCGCGACCAAAAGCTTACCCAAGGAGACGAAGACGGCGATAAGAAATTAGTTGGACTCTTGGAAGAGAGGTTGAAGGataagaaatgtttcattgtgttggatgatgtATGGAAATGGGACGCGCAAGTTATGGATAACTTGTCACAAGATAATGTCCGAATCTTGATAACAAGCAGGGAAAATTTAGAAGAATGCCAAATCGGGTGTACACTACGCTTGTTGAACgaagaagaaagtaagaaaTTACTTGGCAAGAAGGTGTTCGGTGAAGATGGTTTTCCTCCTCACCTTGATGAATTAGGAGAGAAGATTGCCAAAAAGTGTGAAGGTCTTCCACTTATGATAGTCATAGTTGCAGAGTTCCTATCTAAAGAAGAAACAACCAAAGAATATTGGACTGAGGTAACTGAAAGACAACATAATTCAGTATTCGTGGATGCATATGATAATATCGCAGAGGTACTTTTCCCAAGCTATGACTACTTACCTCAAAAATTGAAGATGTTATTTCTGTATTTGGGAGCTTACCCTGCATATACTAATATTCACCCGCACATCATCTTAAACCAGTTGAGTACTGAGGGGTTTCTTGAATCTTTTGGTAAACAAATTTTGGGTGATATTTTGGATGGAGAAACTTTTGATTATCTTTTGCGCGAATGTCTGGCACACCTTGCTTCCCG GAAATGTGAGGGCAAAAGTTGCCAGATAGCAAG GGCCTAA
- the LOC125202331 gene encoding putative late blight resistance protein homolog R1A-10 isoform X6, with the protein MAAYGAAISLRDTIQTILQSSRITLAPPSPQILQPAYDAMVDLQKALLKLDETSCSKIRTKVNALDERIKEAVWEFEDLLESHVYQQILPQLEGHYSFSVDLLSLRQSVDCFIQRVAVMEAEFDTELLNMPEEEGEPLSSRIDFHGIDSNMVGLSQEFENLRDYLLHKMEGKYFEITGMAGVGKTTFAKKLFDDPSLKSHFELRVWVKVGRKCECNEILRCILAQVDRDQKLTQGDEDGDKKLVGLLEERLKDKKCFIVLDDVWKWDAQVMDNLSQDNVRILITSRENLEECQIGCTLRLLNEEESKKLLGKKVFGEDGFPPHLDELGEKIAKKCEGLPLMIVIVAEFLSKEETTKEYWTEVTERQHNSVFVDAYDNIAELSTEGFLESFGKQILGDILDGETFDYLLRECLAHLASRCFCCRA; encoded by the exons ATGGCGGCTTACGGTGCTGCGATTTCTCTCAGGGATACCATTCAGACTATTCTACAATCGTCTCGCATCACGCTGGCTCCTCCCTCTCCACAAATCTTACAACCCGCCTACGATGCCATGGTTGACTTGCAGAAAGCTCTGCTAAAATTGGACGAGACGAGCTGCAGCAAGATCAGGACGAAGGTGAATGCTTTGGACGAACGAATCAAAGAGGCCGTGTGGGAATTCGAGGATTTACTCGAATCTCATGTGTATCAACAGATTCTTCCACAACTCGAAGGTCACTATTCATTCTCAGTAGATCTGCTGAGTCTCCGACAGAGTGTTGATTGCTTCATCCAGAGGGTGGCTGTGATGGAGGCGGAGTTCGATACGGAACTGCTCAATATGCctgaagaagaaggtgaacCTCTTTCCTCAAGAATTGATTTTCATGGAATCGACTCAAACATGGTTGGATTATCCCAAGAATTTGAGAACTTAAGGGATTATCTTCTTCATAAAATGGAAGGGAAGTACTTTGAAATAACGGGGATGGCAGGGGTCGGAAAGACAACATTTgctaagaaattatttgacgaTCCATCACTTAAGAGTCATTTCGAGCTTCGAGTATGGGTTAAAGTGGGCAGAAAATGTGAATGTAATGAAATATTACGATGCATTCTAGCTCAAGTGGATCGCGACCAAAAGCTTACCCAAGGAGACGAAGACGGCGATAAGAAATTAGTTGGACTCTTGGAAGAGAGGTTGAAGGataagaaatgtttcattgtgttggatgatgtATGGAAATGGGACGCGCAAGTTATGGATAACTTGTCACAAGATAATGTCCGAATCTTGATAACAAGCAGGGAAAATTTAGAAGAATGCCAAATCGGGTGTACACTACGCTTGTTGAACgaagaagaaagtaagaaaTTACTTGGCAAGAAGGTGTTCGGTGAAGATGGTTTTCCTCCTCACCTTGATGAATTAGGAGAGAAGATTGCCAAAAAGTGTGAAGGTCTTCCACTTATGATAGTCATAGTTGCAGAGTTCCTATCTAAAGAAGAAACAACCAAAGAATATTGGACTGAGGTAACTGAAAGACAACATAATTCAGTATTCGTGGATGCATATGATAATATCGCAGAG TTGAGTACTGAGGGGTTTCTTGAATCTTTTGGTAAACAAATTTTGGGTGATATTTTGGATGGAGAAACTTTTGATTATCTTTTGCGCGAATGTCTGGCACACCTTGCTTCCCG ATGCTTTTGTTGCAGGGCCTAA
- the LOC125202331 gene encoding putative late blight resistance protein homolog R1A-10 isoform X7 yields MAAYGAAISLRDTIQTILQSSRITLAPPSPQILQPAYDAMVDLQKALLKLDETSCSKIRTKVNALDERIKEAVWEFEDLLESHVYQQILPQLEGHYSFSVDLLSLRQSVDCFIQRVAVMEAEFDTELLNMPEEEGEPLSSRIDFHGIDSNMVGLSQEFENLRDYLLHKMEGKYFEITGMAGVGKTTFAKKLFDDPSLKSHFELRVWVKVGRKCECNEILRCILAQVDRDQKLTQGDEDGDKKLVGLLEERLKDKKCFIVLDDVWKWDAQVMDNLSQDNVRILITSRENLEECQIGCTLRLLNEEESKKLLGKKVFGEDGFPPHLDELGEKIAKKCEGLPLMIVIVAEFLSKEETTKEYWTEVTERQHNSVFVDAYDNIAEMLLLQGLS; encoded by the exons ATGGCGGCTTACGGTGCTGCGATTTCTCTCAGGGATACCATTCAGACTATTCTACAATCGTCTCGCATCACGCTGGCTCCTCCCTCTCCACAAATCTTACAACCCGCCTACGATGCCATGGTTGACTTGCAGAAAGCTCTGCTAAAATTGGACGAGACGAGCTGCAGCAAGATCAGGACGAAGGTGAATGCTTTGGACGAACGAATCAAAGAGGCCGTGTGGGAATTCGAGGATTTACTCGAATCTCATGTGTATCAACAGATTCTTCCACAACTCGAAGGTCACTATTCATTCTCAGTAGATCTGCTGAGTCTCCGACAGAGTGTTGATTGCTTCATCCAGAGGGTGGCTGTGATGGAGGCGGAGTTCGATACGGAACTGCTCAATATGCctgaagaagaaggtgaacCTCTTTCCTCAAGAATTGATTTTCATGGAATCGACTCAAACATGGTTGGATTATCCCAAGAATTTGAGAACTTAAGGGATTATCTTCTTCATAAAATGGAAGGGAAGTACTTTGAAATAACGGGGATGGCAGGGGTCGGAAAGACAACATTTgctaagaaattatttgacgaTCCATCACTTAAGAGTCATTTCGAGCTTCGAGTATGGGTTAAAGTGGGCAGAAAATGTGAATGTAATGAAATATTACGATGCATTCTAGCTCAAGTGGATCGCGACCAAAAGCTTACCCAAGGAGACGAAGACGGCGATAAGAAATTAGTTGGACTCTTGGAAGAGAGGTTGAAGGataagaaatgtttcattgtgttggatgatgtATGGAAATGGGACGCGCAAGTTATGGATAACTTGTCACAAGATAATGTCCGAATCTTGATAACAAGCAGGGAAAATTTAGAAGAATGCCAAATCGGGTGTACACTACGCTTGTTGAACgaagaagaaagtaagaaaTTACTTGGCAAGAAGGTGTTCGGTGAAGATGGTTTTCCTCCTCACCTTGATGAATTAGGAGAGAAGATTGCCAAAAAGTGTGAAGGTCTTCCACTTATGATAGTCATAGTTGCAGAGTTCCTATCTAAAGAAGAAACAACCAAAGAATATTGGACTGAGGTAACTGAAAGACAACATAATTCAGTATTCGTGGATGCATATGATAATATCGCAGAG ATGCTTTTGTTGCAGGGCCTAAGTTAA
- the LOC125202331 gene encoding putative late blight resistance protein homolog R1A-3 isoform X2 codes for MAAYGAAISLRDTIQTILQSSRITLAPPSPQILQPAYDAMVDLQKALLKLDETSCSKIRTKVNALDERIKEAVWEFEDLLESHVYQQILPQLEGHYSFSVDLLSLRQSVDCFIQRVAVMEAEFDTELLNMPEEEGEPLSSRIDFHGIDSNMVGLSQEFENLRDYLLHKMEGKYFEITGMAGVGKTTFAKKLFDDPSLKSHFELRVWVKVGRKCECNEILRCILAQVDRDQKLTQGDEDGDKKLVGLLEERLKDKKCFIVLDDVWKWDAQVMDNLSQDNVRILITSRENLEECQIGCTLRLLNEEESKKLLGKKVFGEDGFPPHLDELGEKIAKKCEGLPLMIVIVAEFLSKEETTKEYWTEVTERQHNSVFVDAYDNIAELSTEGFLESFGKQILGDILDGETFDYLLRECLAHLASRYHLILLNLTLHSWFSKQMCRVHSCWQHFCKKEATRIKFLHVLQSYDDVVKDQRRLCAHCISLFSFEEVCENIKNDCASNVRSLLCVGPYHEYAMPIHVMDFKLLKVLETGSVRFYHFPLEIFKLICLKYLCLTCNKDIPVSISNLFHLQFLIIYPHMKIKKHGALSCMPVEVWDMQELRYVNVWGKDLPTPDSSIAALDRLFGLYGVSAKSCTREILKRIPYLKTLEIVVELHPSDEDDDRNTLSNLGYISEELRYLEMIHYIVTYPDIKREFMVPLSMFPSSLRRLDLRGLGCPWKHMNDIGSMLPNLVHLALNGYAFRGPEWNIESGSFLKLEGVEIEDTDLVRWRAQRGSLLSLNLLSIRHCYKLQQLNWTRDPSMVATAIELVECNPLAVASAMQLKPEYMFQIRSHSSF; via the exons ATGGCGGCTTACGGTGCTGCGATTTCTCTCAGGGATACCATTCAGACTATTCTACAATCGTCTCGCATCACGCTGGCTCCTCCCTCTCCACAAATCTTACAACCCGCCTACGATGCCATGGTTGACTTGCAGAAAGCTCTGCTAAAATTGGACGAGACGAGCTGCAGCAAGATCAGGACGAAGGTGAATGCTTTGGACGAACGAATCAAAGAGGCCGTGTGGGAATTCGAGGATTTACTCGAATCTCATGTGTATCAACAGATTCTTCCACAACTCGAAGGTCACTATTCATTCTCAGTAGATCTGCTGAGTCTCCGACAGAGTGTTGATTGCTTCATCCAGAGGGTGGCTGTGATGGAGGCGGAGTTCGATACGGAACTGCTCAATATGCctgaagaagaaggtgaacCTCTTTCCTCAAGAATTGATTTTCATGGAATCGACTCAAACATGGTTGGATTATCCCAAGAATTTGAGAACTTAAGGGATTATCTTCTTCATAAAATGGAAGGGAAGTACTTTGAAATAACGGGGATGGCAGGGGTCGGAAAGACAACATTTgctaagaaattatttgacgaTCCATCACTTAAGAGTCATTTCGAGCTTCGAGTATGGGTTAAAGTGGGCAGAAAATGTGAATGTAATGAAATATTACGATGCATTCTAGCTCAAGTGGATCGCGACCAAAAGCTTACCCAAGGAGACGAAGACGGCGATAAGAAATTAGTTGGACTCTTGGAAGAGAGGTTGAAGGataagaaatgtttcattgtgttggatgatgtATGGAAATGGGACGCGCAAGTTATGGATAACTTGTCACAAGATAATGTCCGAATCTTGATAACAAGCAGGGAAAATTTAGAAGAATGCCAAATCGGGTGTACACTACGCTTGTTGAACgaagaagaaagtaagaaaTTACTTGGCAAGAAGGTGTTCGGTGAAGATGGTTTTCCTCCTCACCTTGATGAATTAGGAGAGAAGATTGCCAAAAAGTGTGAAGGTCTTCCACTTATGATAGTCATAGTTGCAGAGTTCCTATCTAAAGAAGAAACAACCAAAGAATATTGGACTGAGGTAACTGAAAGACAACATAATTCAGTATTCGTGGATGCATATGATAATATCGCAGAG TTGAGTACTGAGGGGTTTCTTGAATCTTTTGGTAAACAAATTTTGGGTGATATTTTGGATGGAGAAACTTTTGATTATCTTTTGCGCGAATGTCTGGCACACCTTGCTTCCCGGTACCACCTCATTTTACTCAATCTCACTTTACATTCTTGGTTTTCAAAGCAAATGTGTCGTGTGCATTCTTGTTGGCAGCACTTTTGTAAGAAAGAAGCAACTCGGATTAagtttttgcatgttttacaAAGCTATGATGATGTTGTGAAAGATCAACGTCGGTTGTGTGCCCATTGCATCTCTTTATTTTCCTTCGAAGAAGTgtgtgaaaatataaaaaatgattgtgCATCCAATGTGCGTTCTCTCCTTTGTGTTGGTCCTTACCACGAATATGCTATGCCAATACATGTAATGGATTTCAAGTTGCTCAAGGTACTAGAAACTGGAAGTGTCCGATTTTATCATTTCCCACTTGAAATATTCAAACTAATTTGTCTAAAGTACCTTTGCCTAACCTGCAACAAAGATATCCCGGTTTCTATATCCAACCTTTTTCACCTTCAATTCTTGATTATCTATCcacatatgaaaattaaaaaacatggAGCTCTGTCATGTATGCCAGTGGAAGTATGGGACATGCAAGAACTACGATATGTTAACGTGTGGGGAAAAGACCTACCGACCCCTGATTCTTCTATTGCTGCATTGGATAGACTTTTCGGTCTTTATGGTGTGAGTGCAAAGAGTTGCACAAGAGAAATTCTCAAGAGAATCCCTTATTTAAAGACTTTAGAGATTGTGGTAGAATTGCATCCTTCTGACGAAGATGATGATAGAAACACATTGAGTAACTTGGGTTATATATCAGAGGAACTCAGGTATCTGGAAATGATTCATTATATTGTGACATATCCTGATATTAAGCGTGAGTTTATGGTTCCTCTTTCAATGTTCCCATCAAGTCTGAGAAGGTTGGATTTGAGAGGCTTGGGGTGTCCATGGAAGCACATGAATGACATTGGTTCGATGCTACCAAATCTTGTGCATCTCGCTTTAAATGGCTATGCCTTTCGAGGCCCCGAGTGGAATATAGAATCAGGGAGTTTTTTGAAACTTGAGGGAGTTGAAATTGAGGACACTGATTTGGTGCGATGGAGAGCTCAGCGAGGAAGTCTCCTAAGCCTTAACCTCCTAAGCATTCGTCATTGCTACAAATTACAACAACTCAATTGGACGCGTGATCCCTCAATGGTTGCCACTGCAATTGAGTTAGTTGAGTGCAATCCCTTAGCCGTCGCTTCTGCCATGCAATTAAAGCCTGAATATATGTTTCAAATTCGTTCTCACTCTTCTTTTTGA
- the LOC125202331 gene encoding putative late blight resistance protein homolog R1A-10 isoform X8 has product MAAYGAAISLRDTIQTILQSSRITLAPPSPQILQPAYDAMVDLQKALLKLDETSCSKIRTKVNALDERIKEAVWEFEDLLESHVYQQILPQLEGHYSFSVDLLSLRQSVDCFIQRVAVMEAEFDTELLNMPEEEGEPLSSRIDFHGIDSNMVGLSQEFENLRDYLLHKMEGKYFEITGMAGVGKTTFAKKLFDDPSLKSHFELRVWVKVGRKCECNEILRCILAQVDRDQKLTQGDEDGDKKLVGLLEERLKDKKCFIVLDDVWKWDAQVMDNLSQDNVRILITSRENLEECQIGCTLRLLNEEESKKLLGKKVFGEDGFPPHLDELGEKIAKKCEGLPLMIVIVAEFLSKEETTKEYWTEVTERQHNSVFVDAYDNIAEGLS; this is encoded by the exons ATGGCGGCTTACGGTGCTGCGATTTCTCTCAGGGATACCATTCAGACTATTCTACAATCGTCTCGCATCACGCTGGCTCCTCCCTCTCCACAAATCTTACAACCCGCCTACGATGCCATGGTTGACTTGCAGAAAGCTCTGCTAAAATTGGACGAGACGAGCTGCAGCAAGATCAGGACGAAGGTGAATGCTTTGGACGAACGAATCAAAGAGGCCGTGTGGGAATTCGAGGATTTACTCGAATCTCATGTGTATCAACAGATTCTTCCACAACTCGAAGGTCACTATTCATTCTCAGTAGATCTGCTGAGTCTCCGACAGAGTGTTGATTGCTTCATCCAGAGGGTGGCTGTGATGGAGGCGGAGTTCGATACGGAACTGCTCAATATGCctgaagaagaaggtgaacCTCTTTCCTCAAGAATTGATTTTCATGGAATCGACTCAAACATGGTTGGATTATCCCAAGAATTTGAGAACTTAAGGGATTATCTTCTTCATAAAATGGAAGGGAAGTACTTTGAAATAACGGGGATGGCAGGGGTCGGAAAGACAACATTTgctaagaaattatttgacgaTCCATCACTTAAGAGTCATTTCGAGCTTCGAGTATGGGTTAAAGTGGGCAGAAAATGTGAATGTAATGAAATATTACGATGCATTCTAGCTCAAGTGGATCGCGACCAAAAGCTTACCCAAGGAGACGAAGACGGCGATAAGAAATTAGTTGGACTCTTGGAAGAGAGGTTGAAGGataagaaatgtttcattgtgttggatgatgtATGGAAATGGGACGCGCAAGTTATGGATAACTTGTCACAAGATAATGTCCGAATCTTGATAACAAGCAGGGAAAATTTAGAAGAATGCCAAATCGGGTGTACACTACGCTTGTTGAACgaagaagaaagtaagaaaTTACTTGGCAAGAAGGTGTTCGGTGAAGATGGTTTTCCTCCTCACCTTGATGAATTAGGAGAGAAGATTGCCAAAAAGTGTGAAGGTCTTCCACTTATGATAGTCATAGTTGCAGAGTTCCTATCTAAAGAAGAAACAACCAAAGAATATTGGACTGAGGTAACTGAAAGACAACATAATTCAGTATTCGTGGATGCATATGATAATATCGCAGAG GGCCTAAGTTAA
- the LOC125202331 gene encoding putative late blight resistance protein homolog R1A-10 isoform X1 — MAAYGAAISLRDTIQTILQSSRITLAPPSPQILQPAYDAMVDLQKALLKLDETSCSKIRTKVNALDERIKEAVWEFEDLLESHVYQQILPQLEGHYSFSVDLLSLRQSVDCFIQRVAVMEAEFDTELLNMPEEEGEPLSSRIDFHGIDSNMVGLSQEFENLRDYLLHKMEGKYFEITGMAGVGKTTFAKKLFDDPSLKSHFELRVWVKVGRKCECNEILRCILAQVDRDQKLTQGDEDGDKKLVGLLEERLKDKKCFIVLDDVWKWDAQVMDNLSQDNVRILITSRENLEECQIGCTLRLLNEEESKKLLGKKVFGEDGFPPHLDELGEKIAKKCEGLPLMIVIVAEFLSKEETTKEYWTEVTERQHNSVFVDAYDNIAEVLFPSYDYLPQKLKMLFLYLGAYPAYTNIHPHIILNQLSTEGFLESFGKQILGDILDGETFDYLLRECLAHLASRYHLILLNLTLHSWFSKQMCRVHSCWQHFCKKEATRIKFLHVLQSYDDVVKDQRRLCAHCISLFSFEEVCENIKNDCASNVRSLLCVGPYHEYAMPIHVMDFKLLKVLETGSVRFYHFPLEIFKLICLKYLCLTCNKDIPVSISNLFHLQFLIIYPHMKIKKHGALSCMPVEVWDMQELRYVNVWGKDLPTPDSSIAALDRLFGLYGVSAKSCTREILKRIPYLKTLEIVVELHPSDEDDDRNTLSNLGYISEELRYLEMIHYIVTYPDIKREFMVPLSMFPSSLRRLDLRGLGCPWKHMNDIGSMLPNLVHLALNGYAFRGPEWNIESGSFLKLEGVEIEDTDLVRWRAQRGSLLSLNLLSIRHCYKLQQLNWTRDPSMVATAIELVECNPLAVASAMQLKPEYMFQIRSHSSF, encoded by the coding sequence ATGGCGGCTTACGGTGCTGCGATTTCTCTCAGGGATACCATTCAGACTATTCTACAATCGTCTCGCATCACGCTGGCTCCTCCCTCTCCACAAATCTTACAACCCGCCTACGATGCCATGGTTGACTTGCAGAAAGCTCTGCTAAAATTGGACGAGACGAGCTGCAGCAAGATCAGGACGAAGGTGAATGCTTTGGACGAACGAATCAAAGAGGCCGTGTGGGAATTCGAGGATTTACTCGAATCTCATGTGTATCAACAGATTCTTCCACAACTCGAAGGTCACTATTCATTCTCAGTAGATCTGCTGAGTCTCCGACAGAGTGTTGATTGCTTCATCCAGAGGGTGGCTGTGATGGAGGCGGAGTTCGATACGGAACTGCTCAATATGCctgaagaagaaggtgaacCTCTTTCCTCAAGAATTGATTTTCATGGAATCGACTCAAACATGGTTGGATTATCCCAAGAATTTGAGAACTTAAGGGATTATCTTCTTCATAAAATGGAAGGGAAGTACTTTGAAATAACGGGGATGGCAGGGGTCGGAAAGACAACATTTgctaagaaattatttgacgaTCCATCACTTAAGAGTCATTTCGAGCTTCGAGTATGGGTTAAAGTGGGCAGAAAATGTGAATGTAATGAAATATTACGATGCATTCTAGCTCAAGTGGATCGCGACCAAAAGCTTACCCAAGGAGACGAAGACGGCGATAAGAAATTAGTTGGACTCTTGGAAGAGAGGTTGAAGGataagaaatgtttcattgtgttggatgatgtATGGAAATGGGACGCGCAAGTTATGGATAACTTGTCACAAGATAATGTCCGAATCTTGATAACAAGCAGGGAAAATTTAGAAGAATGCCAAATCGGGTGTACACTACGCTTGTTGAACgaagaagaaagtaagaaaTTACTTGGCAAGAAGGTGTTCGGTGAAGATGGTTTTCCTCCTCACCTTGATGAATTAGGAGAGAAGATTGCCAAAAAGTGTGAAGGTCTTCCACTTATGATAGTCATAGTTGCAGAGTTCCTATCTAAAGAAGAAACAACCAAAGAATATTGGACTGAGGTAACTGAAAGACAACATAATTCAGTATTCGTGGATGCATATGATAATATCGCAGAGGTACTTTTCCCAAGCTATGACTACTTACCTCAAAAATTGAAGATGTTATTTCTGTATTTGGGAGCTTACCCTGCATATACTAATATTCACCCGCACATCATCTTAAACCAGTTGAGTACTGAGGGGTTTCTTGAATCTTTTGGTAAACAAATTTTGGGTGATATTTTGGATGGAGAAACTTTTGATTATCTTTTGCGCGAATGTCTGGCACACCTTGCTTCCCGGTACCACCTCATTTTACTCAATCTCACTTTACATTCTTGGTTTTCAAAGCAAATGTGTCGTGTGCATTCTTGTTGGCAGCACTTTTGTAAGAAAGAAGCAACTCGGATTAagtttttgcatgttttacaAAGCTATGATGATGTTGTGAAAGATCAACGTCGGTTGTGTGCCCATTGCATCTCTTTATTTTCCTTCGAAGAAGTgtgtgaaaatataaaaaatgattgtgCATCCAATGTGCGTTCTCTCCTTTGTGTTGGTCCTTACCACGAATATGCTATGCCAATACATGTAATGGATTTCAAGTTGCTCAAGGTACTAGAAACTGGAAGTGTCCGATTTTATCATTTCCCACTTGAAATATTCAAACTAATTTGTCTAAAGTACCTTTGCCTAACCTGCAACAAAGATATCCCGGTTTCTATATCCAACCTTTTTCACCTTCAATTCTTGATTATCTATCcacatatgaaaattaaaaaacatggAGCTCTGTCATGTATGCCAGTGGAAGTATGGGACATGCAAGAACTACGATATGTTAACGTGTGGGGAAAAGACCTACCGACCCCTGATTCTTCTATTGCTGCATTGGATAGACTTTTCGGTCTTTATGGTGTGAGTGCAAAGAGTTGCACAAGAGAAATTCTCAAGAGAATCCCTTATTTAAAGACTTTAGAGATTGTGGTAGAATTGCATCCTTCTGACGAAGATGATGATAGAAACACATTGAGTAACTTGGGTTATATATCAGAGGAACTCAGGTATCTGGAAATGATTCATTATATTGTGACATATCCTGATATTAAGCGTGAGTTTATGGTTCCTCTTTCAATGTTCCCATCAAGTCTGAGAAGGTTGGATTTGAGAGGCTTGGGGTGTCCATGGAAGCACATGAATGACATTGGTTCGATGCTACCAAATCTTGTGCATCTCGCTTTAAATGGCTATGCCTTTCGAGGCCCCGAGTGGAATATAGAATCAGGGAGTTTTTTGAAACTTGAGGGAGTTGAAATTGAGGACACTGATTTGGTGCGATGGAGAGCTCAGCGAGGAAGTCTCCTAAGCCTTAACCTCCTAAGCATTCGTCATTGCTACAAATTACAACAACTCAATTGGACGCGTGATCCCTCAATGGTTGCCACTGCAATTGAGTTAGTTGAGTGCAATCCCTTAGCCGTCGCTTCTGCCATGCAATTAAAGCCTGAATATATGTTTCAAATTCGTTCTCACTCTTCTTTTTGA